A single genomic interval of Sphingobacteriales bacterium harbors:
- a CDS encoding DUF1232 domain-containing protein translates to MTNFIKRGLAISRTLLFRYFLTQADKLLNNQNERETQLKAANQHLDEFNEKFIHYRERVSVVQLIKDIIRMIKAVASGQYKELPRKAVLLMSAALLYFISPIDILPDFIPLTGFIDDVSLLLWLGKTLRNERNRFVTWENADHEQEFGEDFRDDFPATKSSK, encoded by the coding sequence ATGACAAACTTTATAAAACGCGGACTTGCCATTTCACGAACTTTATTATTCAGGTATTTTTTAACTCAGGCCGACAAATTATTAAACAACCAAAATGAGCGCGAAACCCAGCTTAAAGCTGCTAACCAACACCTCGATGAGTTTAATGAAAAATTTATTCATTACCGCGAACGCGTATCGGTTGTACAGTTAATAAAAGATATTATCCGGATGATTAAAGCAGTTGCTTCGGGTCAATATAAAGAGTTGCCCCGAAAAGCAGTACTTTTAATGTCGGCTGCTTTGCTCTATTTTATTTCGCCCATTGATATTTTACCCGATTTTATTCCGCTTACCGGATTTATTGACGATGTGAGCTTGCTGTTGTGGTTAGGTAAAACTTTGCGGAATGAGCGCAACCGCTTTGTTACTTGGGAAAATGCCGACCATGAGCAAGAGTTTGGCGAAGATTTCCGCGATGATTTTCCGGCGACCAAAAGCAGTAAATAA
- a CDS encoding bifunctional nuclease family protein gives MQKIELKIIALSQSMGSAQPFAVVLGEVEGQRRLLVVIGAFEAQAIAVVLQNMNPGRPLTHDLIRNLFFEFDLTLKEVIINDLIDSVFYAKLICEHLGNTIEIDSRTSDALALAVRFKCPVYTYEKIMDEAGILVMDEEEQKEKPKSTRTSSKTPGTRSQRTEIAAYTKEKLDTMLQQALDAEDYELAAAVRDEINRRK, from the coding sequence ATGCAAAAAATAGAATTAAAAATAATAGCCTTGTCGCAAAGTATGGGCAGCGCACAGCCCTTTGCAGTGGTTTTGGGCGAAGTTGAAGGGCAGCGCCGTTTGTTGGTGGTTATTGGTGCTTTTGAAGCCCAGGCAATTGCCGTGGTACTGCAAAATATGAACCCCGGACGCCCCTTAACGCATGACCTTATACGAAATCTATTTTTTGAATTTGACCTGACCTTAAAAGAGGTAATTATAAATGATTTAATTGACAGTGTTTTTTATGCCAAACTAATTTGCGAACATTTAGGCAATACAATCGAAATTGACTCGCGCACCTCAGATGCCTTGGCTTTGGCAGTGCGTTTTAAATGCCCGGTTTATACCTACGAAAAAATTATGGACGAGGCCGGCATTTTGGTTATGGATGAAGAAGAACAAAAAGAAAAACCAAAATCAACACGTACCAGCAGTAAAACACCCGGCACCCGTAGCCAACGCACCGAAATAGCTGCCTACACTAAAGAAAAATTAGATACGATGTTACAACAAGCTTTAGATGCCGAAGACTACGAGTTGGCCGCCGCCGTGCGAGACGAAATTAATCGCCGGAAATAA
- a CDS encoding electron transfer flavoprotein subunit alpha/FixB family protein — protein MPVLVYIDHLNGAVKKASLEAATYAAKTASILGLGNAVGVALGSIDANSLAAVGTCGVSEVLHCSNTSFDNFDDRAFTKAIAQAAQATQANLVILPHNSSGKSIAPRLSVRLQAGLVTGAIALPTVAANGLQVRKSVFSGKAFATYEIATPNKIITVNPNALTIAKDGGQAQVQNFDASSVSAADFAVKVLKTEQFSSGAAPLPEADIVVSGGRGLKGPENWGIIEDLAQALGAATACSRPVADVHWRPHHEHVGQTGLTIRPTLYIAIGISGAIQHLAGVNNSKVIVVINQDAEAPFFKEADYGIVGDAFEIVPKITEAVKALKAGH, from the coding sequence ATGCCTGTTTTAGTATATATTGACCATTTGAATGGTGCTGTAAAAAAGGCCAGTTTAGAGGCCGCTACTTATGCCGCAAAAACTGCCAGCATCTTAGGCTTAGGTAATGCCGTTGGCGTAGCATTAGGAAGTATTGATGCAAACAGTTTAGCCGCAGTTGGTACTTGTGGTGTTAGCGAAGTACTCCATTGCTCAAATACAAGTTTCGACAATTTTGATGACCGGGCTTTTACAAAAGCTATTGCCCAAGCTGCACAAGCCACCCAGGCTAATTTAGTAATATTGCCCCATAATAGCAGTGGTAAGTCTATTGCCCCGCGCCTATCTGTGCGTTTACAAGCTGGTTTAGTTACCGGCGCTATTGCCCTGCCGACAGTAGCCGCAAACGGCTTGCAGGTGCGCAAATCGGTGTTCTCGGGCAAAGCCTTTGCAACCTACGAAATAGCTACTCCAAATAAAATTATAACCGTGAACCCCAACGCCTTAACAATAGCTAAAGATGGAGGGCAGGCACAAGTACAAAATTTTGATGCCAGCAGTGTTAGCGCCGCCGATTTTGCAGTAAAAGTGCTTAAAACCGAGCAATTTTCATCGGGGGCAGCCCCCTTGCCCGAAGCCGATATTGTTGTATCGGGCGGGCGCGGCCTAAAAGGCCCTGAAAATTGGGGCATCATTGAAGATTTAGCCCAAGCCCTTGGCGCGGCTACTGCTTGTTCGCGACCTGTTGCCGATGTACACTGGCGGCCCCACCACGAACATGTTGGGCAAACTGGCTTAACCATTCGGCCAACTTTATATATTGCCATTGGCATTTCGGGCGCTATACAACATTTGGCAGGCGTAAATAACAGCAAAGTTATTGTAGTAATTAACCAAGATGCCGAAGCACCATTTTTTAAAGAAGCCGATTATGGTATCGTTGGCGACGCTTTTGAAATTGTACCTAAAATAACCGAAGCAGTAAAAGCACTTAAAGCCGGACATTAA
- a CDS encoding electron transfer flavoprotein subunit beta/FixA family protein, translating to MKILVCLAKTPDTTAKITFTNNNTQFNTNGVTYIANPTDEWYALVRACEIKESLGGSVTVIHVGTSEGDTEQIIRKALAIGADDAVRVDAAPADAGFVAAQIAAYAKNNQFDIIFSGKETIDYNGFSVGGMVAELLDLPFISLVTKLEVNGNTATIDREIDGGSQTLEVKTPFVLSAQKGIAEQRIANMRGIIASRTKPLQVIPAVAAAVQTPVALYETPQGRTNVKLIPADNPAELVRLLHEEAKVI from the coding sequence ATGAAAATATTAGTTTGTTTAGCCAAAACCCCCGATACTACAGCTAAAATTACCTTTACCAACAATAATACCCAATTTAATACCAACGGTGTAACCTATATAGCAAACCCCACCGACGAGTGGTACGCATTAGTGCGCGCTTGCGAAATTAAAGAAAGTCTTGGTGGTAGTGTAACGGTTATTCATGTAGGCACAAGCGAGGGCGATACCGAACAAATTATCCGGAAAGCCTTAGCCATTGGTGCCGACGATGCAGTACGTGTTGATGCTGCCCCAGCCGATGCGGGATTTGTTGCTGCTCAAATTGCAGCCTACGCCAAAAACAACCAATTCGATATTATTTTTTCCGGAAAAGAAACCATTGATTACAACGGTTTCTCGGTTGGTGGTATGGTTGCCGAGTTGTTAGATTTGCCCTTTATATCGTTGGTAACAAAATTAGAAGTAAACGGAAATACCGCCACCATTGACCGCGAAATTGATGGGGGCAGTCAAACACTAGAAGTAAAAACCCCTTTTGTACTTAGTGCACAAAAAGGTATAGCCGAGCAACGCATAGCCAATATGCGGGGTATTATTGCTTCGCGCACCAAGCCATTACAAGTAATACCAGCTGTTGCCGCTGCGGTGCAAACACCTGTTGCCCTATACGAAACACCGCAAGGCCGCACTAACGTAAAACTTATACCTGCCGATAATCCCGCCGAATTGGTGCGCTTACTACACGAAGAAGCAAAGGTTATTTAG
- a CDS encoding tetratricopeptide repeat protein gives MPSRIEQLTAYLAASPNDPFLRYALGLEFWKLGDTQTAYQYLSGLTQQYPDYLGTYYQLGKLCEVLQLFDQALTTYQAGMALARTQNDHHTLSELRTAFNALNDELFL, from the coding sequence ATGCCTTCGCGCATTGAACAATTAACTGCCTATTTGGCTGCCTCTCCTAACGACCCGTTTTTGCGCTATGCGTTGGGTTTAGAATTTTGGAAATTGGGTGATACCCAAACTGCTTACCAATATTTATCCGGATTAACACAGCAATATCCGGATTATTTGGGTACCTACTACCAGTTGGGCAAACTTTGCGAGGTCCTACAACTATTCGACCAAGCATTAACCACCTATCAGGCTGGCATGGCTTTAGCCCGCACTCAAAACGACCATCATACTTTAAGTGAACTGCGAACTGCCTTCAATGCGCTTAACGATGAATTATTTTTATAA
- a CDS encoding arginine decarboxylase: protein MINKYQDLIEQTFYFPQEGFRVENGYLFFHDLPLKELIDTYGTPIKITYLPKIGQQVQKAKHWFNTAMQKLGYKGNYHYCYVTKSCHFKYILTEVLENGAQIETSSSFDIDLILNLYNAGKLTKSTFILNNGFKPIDYAAKISHLINEGFNCIPILDNDDELDLYLKLVHAKSVNIGIRVATEQEPRNDYYTSRLGIRSRDIIPYYQQRIANNPKFKLTLLHFFVDTGIKDTIYYWGELKRAVKMYCDLRKICPTLTALNIGGGLPIKNSLAFQYDYEYMIGEIVSAIYQACEAENIPHPDIFTEFGKFSVGESGAVLFSVLNEKQQNEHETWYMLDNSLMTTIPDAWGMSERFILLPINKWQNDYQKVNLGGLSCDGSDYYNSEAHATQIYLPTLNGNSEPLYIGFFNCGAYQDALSGYGGIKHCLIPSPKHVLIDHDENGKLRHWLNFQQQSPQDMLRILGYSD, encoded by the coding sequence ATGATAAACAAATACCAAGACCTAATTGAACAAACTTTTTATTTTCCGCAGGAAGGCTTTCGGGTTGAAAACGGGTATTTATTTTTTCATGATTTACCACTAAAAGAGCTTATTGATACCTATGGTACACCAATAAAAATTACCTATTTGCCCAAAATTGGCCAACAGGTTCAAAAAGCTAAGCATTGGTTTAATACAGCCATGCAAAAACTGGGGTATAAAGGTAATTATCATTATTGTTATGTTACAAAAAGCTGCCATTTTAAATATATACTAACTGAGGTATTAGAAAATGGAGCTCAAATTGAAACATCGTCGTCATTTGATATTGATTTAATATTAAATTTGTATAATGCCGGAAAACTAACTAAAAGTACCTTTATTTTAAACAACGGGTTTAAACCCATCGATTACGCAGCTAAAATTAGCCACCTAATTAACGAAGGTTTCAACTGCATACCTATTTTAGATAACGACGATGAGTTAGATTTATATTTAAAATTAGTTCATGCAAAATCGGTAAATATAGGCATCCGTGTAGCCACCGAGCAAGAACCCCGAAACGATTACTATACCTCGCGCTTGGGCATTAGAAGCCGCGATATTATACCGTATTACCAGCAACGCATAGCCAATAATCCAAAATTTAAACTTACATTATTACATTTTTTTGTTGATACCGGAATTAAAGACACCATTTACTACTGGGGCGAACTAAAGCGTGCTGTAAAAATGTATTGCGATTTGCGAAAAATTTGCCCCACCCTAACCGCATTAAATATAGGCGGCGGGTTGCCCATTAAAAATAGCCTTGCTTTTCAATACGATTATGAATACATGATTGGCGAAATAGTAAGCGCAATTTACCAGGCTTGCGAAGCCGAAAACATACCTCACCCCGATATTTTTACCGAATTTGGCAAATTTAGTGTTGGCGAAAGTGGGGCTGTCCTTTTTTCGGTGTTAAACGAAAAACAACAAAACGAACACGAAACATGGTACATGCTCGATAACTCGCTAATGACTACCATTCCAGATGCCTGGGGCATGTCTGAACGCTTTATATTGTTGCCAATTAATAAGTGGCAAAACGACTATCAAAAGGTAAATCTTGGTGGCCTAAGCTGCGATGGCTCTGACTATTATAACTCCGAAGCACATGCCACCCAAATATATCTGCCCACTTTAAACGGCAACAGCGAACCTCTTTATATTGGTTTTTTTAATTGTGGGGCCTACCAAGACGCGCTAAGCGGTTACGGCGGTATTAAACATTGCCTTATCCCATCGCCAAAACACGTATTAATTGACCATGACGAGAACGGCAAACTGCGCCACTGGTTAAACTTTCAGCAACAATCGCCGCAAGATATGTTGCGCATATTAGGGTATAGCGATTAG
- a CDS encoding LysM peptidoglycan-binding domain-containing protein, with amino-acid sequence MLFIVCRANVFAQNKPHSHIIKKGETAFKIAKQYGLTVTELQKANPTVTLGALKEGASLNIPVAATAPSGKQAVQVKLDKEPKNSQQDPLKNNPAATNIDATTQPVKDNKITVVAEQIKPVKHLVKANETLYLLARAYKTTAEAIAKWNNIKLDTPLSANTQLIVGWLYPGGENANPNDTVVIISKPNVADRLKKEYEAQTGKSKTDGGFVLVFDDNNASKEGETNYYVLHRSAPINSVIKIYNPVNKKSIYAKVSAKLPPTAENKEVVVKIPTSAAKKLNIDKPTRISTIYKE; translated from the coding sequence TTGCTTTTTATTGTTTGCCGCGCCAATGTATTTGCCCAAAACAAACCGCATAGCCATATTATTAAAAAGGGCGAAACAGCATTTAAAATAGCCAAACAATATGGACTAACCGTTACTGAGTTACAAAAGGCAAACCCTACTGTAACTCTTGGAGCTTTAAAGGAAGGTGCGTCTCTAAATATTCCGGTAGCTGCAACAGCACCATCCGGCAAACAGGCTGTACAAGTTAAATTAGATAAAGAACCCAAAAATTCACAGCAAGATCCACTGAAAAATAATCCAGCCGCTACAAATATAGATGCTACAACTCAACCCGTTAAGGATAATAAAATAACCGTTGTTGCCGAACAAATTAAACCCGTAAAGCATTTGGTAAAAGCCAATGAAACGCTATACCTATTGGCACGGGCTTATAAAACTACCGCCGAAGCAATAGCAAAGTGGAATAATATTAAACTCGATACTCCGCTTTCAGCGAATACCCAATTAATTGTAGGCTGGCTATACCCCGGAGGCGAAAATGCCAACCCCAACGATACTGTTGTAATTATTAGTAAGCCTAACGTAGCCGACCGCCTAAAAAAAGAATATGAGGCCCAAACAGGTAAATCAAAAACAGATGGTGGTTTTGTTTTAGTTTTTGACGACAATAATGCCAGTAAAGAAGGCGAAACTAATTATTATGTACTGCACCGCTCGGCACCAATAAATTCGGTTATTAAAATATATAACCCCGTAAACAAAAAAAGTATCTATGCCAAAGTATCAGCCAAATTGCCCCCTACAGCCGAAAATAAAGAGGTAGTTGTTAAAATACCAACAAGTGCAGCTAAAAAATTAAATATTGATAAACCAACCCGAATAAGCACAATTTACAAAGAATAG
- the phbB gene encoding acetoacetyl-CoA reductase — MNADKTKYIALVTGAVGGLGTDICRRLADDGHIVIANYRNPEKAAAWQQKMQAQGYNFHMAQADVANWEEVVAMIEKIQTEIGVIDILINNAGITRDTSFYKMTPQHWQDVINSNLTSVFNCSRNVIEPMLAQQYGRIVNISSVNGQRAQHGQTNYSAAKAGMHGFTKTLAIEVARKGITVNTISPGYVATDMVMAVPEKIREQIVAQIPVGRLGGTTEIAHLISFLVSPGAEFITGANIAINGGQHVY, encoded by the coding sequence ATGAACGCCGATAAAACAAAATATATAGCCTTAGTAACAGGTGCTGTTGGAGGCTTAGGCACTGATATTTGCCGCCGTCTTGCCGATGACGGGCATATTGTAATAGCTAATTACCGGAACCCCGAAAAAGCAGCCGCCTGGCAGCAAAAAATGCAAGCACAGGGCTACAATTTTCACATGGCCCAAGCCGATGTAGCAAATTGGGAGGAGGTAGTAGCTATGATCGAAAAAATACAAACTGAAATTGGAGTTATTGATATTTTAATAAACAATGCTGGCATTACCCGCGACACCTCGTTTTATAAAATGACCCCGCAGCATTGGCAAGATGTTATTAACTCAAATTTAACTAGTGTTTTTAACTGCTCAAGAAATGTTATTGAACCCATGTTGGCACAACAGTATGGCCGGATTGTGAATATTTCATCGGTAAACGGGCAACGTGCGCAACACGGGCAAACAAACTACTCGGCAGCCAAAGCCGGAATGCACGGATTTACCAAAACTTTAGCAATTGAAGTTGCACGTAAAGGTATTACTGTAAACACAATATCGCCCGGATACGTAGCGACCGATATGGTAATGGCCGTGCCCGAAAAAATACGCGAGCAAATTGTAGCCCAAATTCCGGTAGGACGCTTGGGGGGTACAACCGAAATTGCACACTTAATTTCGTTTTTGGTGTCTCCGGGTGCTGAGTTTATAACCGGAGCCAATATAGCAATTAATGGCGGGCAACACGTATATTAA
- the phaC gene encoding class III poly(R)-hydroxyalkanoic acid synthase subunit PhaC, with amino-acid sequence MFQVMAQAALKQVENLTKAYENLKSVTEVDVAQTPKKVVWNDGKVKLWHFTPQKKATVKTPVLVVYALVNRWYMMDIQPDRSFIGKLLAEGLDVYLLDTGYPTIAERYKTVNDYINGNINDCVDFLCEKHHLKAINLMGICQGGTFSAIYAALHPEKVKNLVTLVTPIDFATNDGLLFKWSRCLDIDNMVDKYNGIIPGSFLNTGFDLLIPMNKVRKLVNLAQTTSDKDKMMNFLRMEHWINDSPDQAGETYRQFIIDMYQHNKLVKGEFELDGEKVNLKNINMPLLTIYASEDHIVPPQCTKPLNDLVSSADKELYEFPGGHIGVFVGARSQTTLAPAIEKWFAKRDDHSNNN; translated from the coding sequence ATGTTTCAAGTTATGGCACAGGCCGCACTTAAGCAAGTCGAGAACTTAACCAAAGCCTATGAAAACCTTAAATCGGTTACCGAGGTAGATGTAGCACAAACACCAAAAAAAGTTGTTTGGAATGATGGTAAAGTTAAACTTTGGCACTTTACGCCGCAAAAGAAAGCTACTGTAAAAACGCCGGTTTTAGTGGTATATGCCTTGGTAAACCGTTGGTATATGATGGATATTCAGCCCGACCGCAGTTTTATAGGCAAATTATTAGCCGAAGGTTTAGACGTATATTTGTTGGATACGGGCTACCCAACTATCGCTGAGCGCTATAAAACCGTTAACGATTATATTAATGGCAATATTAACGATTGTGTTGATTTTTTATGCGAAAAACACCATTTGAAAGCGATAAATTTGATGGGGATTTGCCAGGGCGGAACTTTTTCGGCTATTTATGCCGCTTTACATCCGGAGAAAGTAAAAAACTTAGTAACTTTGGTTACACCAATTGATTTTGCTACTAATGATGGCCTTCTTTTTAAATGGTCAAGGTGTTTAGATATTGATAACATGGTTGATAAATATAATGGCATTATTCCTGGTAGTTTTTTAAATACCGGGTTTGACTTGTTAATTCCGATGAATAAAGTGCGCAAATTGGTAAATTTGGCTCAAACTACCAGCGACAAAGATAAAATGATGAATTTTTTACGCATGGAACATTGGATTAATGACAGCCCCGACCAAGCAGGTGAAACCTACCGTCAGTTTATTATTGACATGTACCAACACAATAAACTTGTAAAAGGCGAATTTGAATTAGATGGTGAAAAAGTTAATCTGAAAAATATCAATATGCCTTTGTTGACTATTTACGCCAGCGAAGACCATATTGTGCCACCGCAGTGTACTAAACCACTTAACGACCTTGTTAGTTCTGCGGATAAAGAGTTGTATGAATTTCCGGGCGGGCATATTGGGGTTTTTGTAGGGGCAAGGTCGCAAACAACCTTGGCACCTGCCATTGAAAAATGGTTTGCAAAACGGGATGATCATAGTAACAATAATTAA